The sequence below is a genomic window from Pseudomonadota bacterium.
GTACCCGCTGGATCACCAGCAAGCGCAGCACTTGGCCGATGCCGATCACGCCGGCCGTTCCTCTGCCGCCCTTCCTAGGCGCCCCCTCAGCCGCTTGATCCGCGCGTCCAGGCGATCGATGTCGCTGCGCAACTCATCGACATCGGCCAAGAACTGCCGGATCTGCCATCGCTCCGGTAACAACTCCGCCTCATTGCGGAGGTACTCGGCGATGTCGCGCTCGAGCGTCGCGCGCGTCTCGGCAAGCCACTGCGCGGCCGCGCGTCCCCCGTTTCCGAGTTGATGCGCGGCGACATCGCCGAGGTAACCGGAGAGCAATTCCTCCCAATCCACGCTAAACGACGCAAGGAGCGACTGCAGGTGCCTGCCAAGCGCGACATCGCCGATGATCTCGACACCGCTCGCGACGCTCGCGCCCTCGGTGTCGGCGCTCATCGCTAGCAGCCCGAGCGGCGTGCCCCGGAGCCGCACATGCACCTCGCCTGAATGATCGGCGCGCAGCCGAATCGCGGCCGCTCCCGGCGAGAGATAGATCGTCTGCCCGAGGCCCGCCAGCTCCACGGCAATGGTTTTTCCTTCCATAGCCGCCACGCGCTCAAGCGCCTCCGGGTCGAGCCGCAACAGCGATCCCAACACTCGCTCCATTAAGCTTAGCAGCGCGGGCGGGAGACGTGCGCCGGCGACTCCCGTCAAAGCTTGTACCCGCGATGCACCGCAACGATCCCGCCACTGAGGTTATAGTAACTCGTAAGCTCAAATCCGGAGTCGCTCATCATCGCCTTCAAGGTCTCTTGATCGGGGTGCATCCGGATCGACTCGACGAGGTAGCGATAACTCGCTTTATCACCGGCAATCAGTTGTCCCAGCACCGGAATCACTTTGAACGAATACAGATCGTAGACGCTTTGCAGTAGTGGAACCACGAGGCGGGAAAACTCCAGGATCACCACGCGCCCTCCATAACGCAACACGCGATGCATCGACGCCAGCGCGCGCTCCTTCGCCGTCGCATTGCGCAAGCCGAACGCGATCAGGATGGCATCGAAGCTGTCCTCGGGAAACGGCAGTTGCTCGGCGTTGGCAAGCACGACATCGACATTGCTTGCCAGGCCGCGATCGAGAAGGCGATCGCGGCCGAGCCGCAACATGGGGCCATTGATGTCGGAGAGAACGACCCGCCCCCCGGGACCCACCTCGGGCCCGATCAAGGCGCTCACATCGCCGGTGCCCCCGGCCAGGTCCAAGATCCGTTCGCCGTGTTTGATACCGGCGACGGCGACGGCGAAGCGCTTCCACAGCCGATGCGCCCCTCCGGACATCAAATCGTTCATCAAATCATAGCGCGGCGCCACCGAGGCAAACACGCCGGCGACTCGCCGTGCTTTTTCCTCGCCGCGGATCCTTTGAAAACCAAAATCCGTGGCCTCGCTCATGCGGACGCCGAGCGGCGCTGGTAACCCGCTTCCCGTAATGCGTCCAAGTACTTCATCCAGTAACGGTCCCTATGCATTCCAAGATCATACAAATAACTCCAGGAATAGAGCCCGGTGGCATGCCCGTCATCGAAGCTGAGCCTTACGGCGTAGTTGCCCACGGGTTCGATGAGCGTGATGTTGACCTGCTCTTTCCCGGTCTGAAGCACGGCCGTCTCCGGGCCGTGGCCTTTGACGTCCGCCGAGGGCGAATAGACGCGCAATAGCTCACACGGCAGATCAAAACGATTGCCGTCGTTGAACGTGATCTCGAGCACACGCGATTGGCGGTGCAATTTGATCTCGGCCGGAAAGGGTTTTTCAGCCATCGCGCAGGCTGTTATAAGATATATCTCGCGATGTCGTCGTCGCCGGCGAGCTCGCCCAGTTGCCCATCGACGTAGGCGGCGTCGATGTCCACATCTACAACCTCGCCGCTCCCGGCGCTATAAGAGACGGTCTCTAGCAAGCGCTCGAGCACGGTGTGCAGGCGCCTTGCCCCGATGTTCTCCGTCCTTTGATTGACCTGCCAGGCGACCTCGGCGATGCGTGCTATCCCCGACTCGGCGAAACGCATGCTCACTCCTTCCGTCGCCATCAAGGCGATGTATTGCTCGGTCAACGAGGCATCCGGCTCGGTCAGTATACGCACGAAATCTTGTACTGTAAGGGCGTCGAGCTCGACACGGATGGGTAAGCGTCCTTGCAGCTCGGGAATGAGATCCGAGGGCTTGGAAAGATGAAAAGCCCCCGAAGCGATGAATAGGACATGGTCGGTCTTCACCATCCCGTACTTGGTGGAAACCGTGCAACCTTCCACCAGGGGTAATAAATCGCGCTGCACGCCCTCGCGAGATACGTCCGGGCCGCTAAATTCCGAACGCCGGGCCACCTTGTCGATCTCGTCCAGGAAGACGATGCCATGCTGCTCCGCTCTTTGAATGGCCTGGGATTTAATTTCATCTTCGTTGATGAGCTTGGCCGCTTCCTCCTCCACGAGGAGCTTGCGTGCCTCGGCGACATGTAACCTCCGGGTGCGCGTACGACCGCTCCCCAGGTTTTGAAACATCGATTGGAGCTGGCCCGTCATCTCTTCCATGCCCGGGGGCGCCATGATCTCGACCCCGATGCGCGGGGCGTTCAGCTCGGCTTCGATCTCCCGCTCATCCAGCGTACCGTTGCGCAACATCTGGCGAAAGCGATCACGCGTCGTCGATCCTTCGTCGGCATTCGCGTGATCGAGTGTCCCGCTGATCCGCGCTCCCGGTAACAGAATGTCCAGGATCCGCTCCTCGGCTGCCGCCTCCGCCGCGCGCCGCACGCCCGCCATGGCCCCTTCGCGGATCATCTTAACCGCCACATCGACCAGATCGCGGACGATCGTTTCCACGTCCCGCCCCACATAACCGACCTCGGTAAACTTCGTCGCCTCGACTTTGATAAACGGCGCCTGGGCAAGCTTCGCGAGACGCCGAGCGATCTCGGTCTTGCCTACCCCGGTGGGGCCTATCATCAAGATATTCTTGGGCGTGATCTCGTTCCTCAAATCGCCGCTCACCTGCATGCGCCGCCAGCGATTGCGCAGCGCGATCGCCACGGCCCGCTTGGCGGCCGCCTGACCGATGATATGTTTATCCAACTCGGCGGCAATCTGCCGCGGGGTTAATTCACTCATACGAATTCATCAGGCTCAGTCACTTTCCGCTTCCAGTTCCTCGACCGTCAGGTTGGCGTTGGTGTAAATGCAGATCTCGGCGGCGATCCGGAGCCCCGCTTCCACGATGGCGCGGGCCCCCAATTCGGTGTGCTGCAAAAGCGCCGTCGCCGCCGCCTTGGCGTAGGGTCCGCCCGATCCGATGGCCATCACATGGCCTTCGGGCTCGATCACATCCCCCGTTCCGGAAATGACGAGCGAGGTCTTTGTATCCGCCACGACCAGTAGCGCCTCCAAGCGCCGCAAGGCCCGGTCGGTACGCCAGTCTTTGGCAAGCTCGACCGCCGCGCGCGTGAGGTTGCCTTGGTGTTTTTCCAGCTTGCCCTCGAAACGCTCGAATAGGGTAAACGCGTCCGCGGTTCCGCCCGCAAAACCGGCCAAGATGCGATCGTTGTACATACGCCGCACCTTACGCGCGTTGCTTTTCATGACCGTATTGGCAAACGATACCTGCCCGTCCCCGCCGATCACGACGCGGCTCCCCCGGCGCACGGAGAGTATGGTCGTACCTTCGAAGCGGGGCCATGCCATGGATCTTATCCATCGAAACGGGTTGGTTGGAGAGAGGCGAATTCTACAACACTCGGCGCGAGAACGCGTAGCCCGCGGACTCGGTCAACTCTCAGCGGCGGCGTGCCCGTGGATGCGCAGCGTCATAGACCCGCGCCAGATGCTGGAAATCGAGATGCGTGTACACCTGTGTCGTGCTGATATTGGAATGGCCCAGGAGCTCCTGCACGGCCCGCAGATCACCGCTCGACTCCAAGAGATGACTGGCAAAGGAATGGCGCAACATATGCGGATGCACGCGCCGGTCAATGCCCTGGGATAGGCCCCATCGCAATACCCGATATTGCACCGAGCGCACGCTGATACGCCCGCCACGGCGATTCACGAATACCGCCGCTTGTTCCGCGCCGGCCAATTCCGCCCGAGCCGCCGACCAGGCGCGCAATGACTCGATGGCGTATCGGCCCACCGGGACAATGCGGTGTTTATTGCCTTTGCCTTTCACCCGCACCTCACGCTCGCGCAGATCGAGATCATGCACGTTCAATCCGACCAGCTCGGACACCCGGAGCCCCGAGGAGTACAGTAGCTCGAGCAGCGCGCGATCGCGAAGCGCGAGCGGGTCGGTCGCGCCGATGGCGAGCAGACGCCCGGCTTGGTCTACGTCCAAGAGCTTCGGCAGTTTGCGCGCCGCCTTGGGCGCGCGCACCGCCTTGGCCGGATTTCGCGTCAAGCAGCCTTCGTACCCCAGGAACTCGCAATAAGCGCGCAGCGCCGACAGGCAGCGTTGCAGGCTCTTGCCGCTGATACCGCCGCGGTGGCGCCAGGACACGAAATCGCGCACGCACTTCTCATCGATTGCTTCGGGACTTGTGATTTTCTGCCGGCGGCAATAGTGCGTAAAGCCGCCGAGATCCCGGCGATAAGCGGCCTGGGTATGCGGCGAGCGTTGTTGTAGACCCGCTAGAAACGCCATGACCGTGACCTCCCATCGATCCGTTGCCATGTCCGCGATCAATCCGCTATCCAAGGATCGATGATCTGGCTCACCACCTCGGCAAGCTGAGCGAGAAAATCGACCCCCATGCCGGAATCGTAGCGGCGCGGATCGAAGCTGCCAACGCCGAGCACCCCGCTCCACCGGCGGCGCGCGAGCGGCAACAGAACGGCGGAACCGTTCTCTCCCCGCGCGGCGCCGAACAAGGCATCTCGTTGCGAGGGCTCAAGCCCTCCGCATAGCGGGTGCATTCCGGCGATCAGTGCGGCGAACACGTTCCGTTCGGCGGCTTCACGGCCAAGGAACTCCGGCACCGGCTCGCCGTTGACCGGCCGCGGCGCGGCGAACACTTTGAGGGCCACAAAGTCGGCCCGAAAATCCTCCACCAAGGCTTGATAGAGCGCAGCGATCGTTGCCTTGATGTCATCGCTCCCGAGGAGCTTGATCGTCAGTTTATGCAAACGCCGCCGCAGATCGTCGTTCTCCGCCGCAATCGTTAATAGCTCACGGTACTTATTCTCAAGCCGCCGGTACTGTTCGCGTAAGGCGGCCACCTGGCGCTCGACCAGCGACACCGCCTCGCCCGTCACATGGGGCACGGCGATCTCGGCCAAGACAGCCGGATGCTCAACGAAAAACTGCGGATGCGCTTTCAGGTACGCAGCGACCACGGCATCAGAGCCCTCTCCGATCCGCAACGGGTCTTTTCTCGTCATAACGTCATGCGCGCATCGAAAACCTTCGTCGCGGGTCCCGTCATCCATACATCCTGCCCGGCGCCCTGCCACCGAAGCGTCAACTGCCCGCCAGGTAAGACCACGTTCACATCGGGATCCAATAAACCGAGCCGTCTCCCCGCGACCACGGCGGCACACGCCCCGGTGCCGCAGGCGGGCGTTTCACCGGCGCCGCGCTCGAAGACTCGCAGGCGAATATGGCCCGCGTCGATGACCTGCATGAAACCGACATTGGCGCCTTGCGGAAATCTCCAATGCTTACCGATCGCCGGACCGAGCTCGCCGACCGGCGCCCGGTCGGTGTCCGGGACGCGAAGCACCGCATGGGGATTCCCCATCGAGACCGCGGCCACGCTCACCCGGCCACCGTTGACCTCAATTTCATAGGTGTCGGCCTCGCGCTCCGCGAGCAACGGTATCTCCGCGGGCGCCAGACGGGGCGTCCCCATATCGACCCGGACTTGCCCATCGTCTTGGCAATAAAGATGACTGATCCCCGCAAGCGTTTCCACGATCATGGCGTCTCGATCCACCCAACCCGTATTCCGCAGGTAGCGCGCGACACACCTCGATCCGTTACCGCACTGCTCAACCTCGCCGCCGTCGGCGTTAAAGATCCGGTAATTGGCATCGACCCCCGAATGCCTAGGCCGCTCGACCAGCAACACCTGATCGCAGCCCACGCCCAAACGTCGATCGGCGATCCGTATGATCTGCTCAGGTGATAATGAGATACCCGAGGATAGACCATCGACCAACACAAAGTCGTTGCCCAGCCCGTGCATCTTCGTCACGTTGATTTCCATGGCGCTAAGGGTACAAGCAGCCGTCGGAGTTGGAAAGCGCGCTACGCGTCGGCGAAGATGCGGTTGCATCGTCATTGCGTCGGAAAGCTCGGTCTTGCGATTACGCCGGGGTCGCCACAGGTAGTATAAAATACCCGGAGTGTGCCGAACACGCTGAAAGATGCAATGAGTAGTCCTGCGAACGTGATTGAAGTTAATCAAGATAATTTTGACGTGCAGGTGCGGCAACGGTCCCGGGTCATTCCCGTGCTCGTGGACTTTTGGGCGCCGTGGTGCGCGCCCTGCCGCGTCCTCTCGCCGATCCTGGCCAAACTGGGACAAGAGTATCAGGGCCAGGTCGTGGTCGCGACGGTTGATACGGATAAAAATCAGCGCCTCGCACTGGAGCACCGCATACAAAGCATCCCCGCCGTCAAGCTCTATAAAAACGGGGAAGTCATCGACGAATTCTTGGGCGTGCAGCCGGAAAGCTTGATCCGTGGCCTTTTGGACCGCCACATTGAGCGCGAATCCGATCGCCAACGCGCGGCGGCCGCGGCGGCCCTCGCGCGCGGCGACGCCGACGCCGCCGAACGGTTGCTGCGGCAGGCGCTTGCGATTGACCCGGACAACCAACGCCTGCATCCGGATCTAGCCCGCGTACTCGTCCAACGGGGCCGTTTTGAAGCAGCTCACGAAATCATCGCGGACCTCCCCGCCCAGCGCCAATTGGACGAGGACATCAGCGCGCTGAGGATCCGCATCGATTTCGCGCGCGTGGCCCACGCGGCGCCCGAGGAAGCGACGCTGCGGCAGCTTATCGATGCCGATCCCGGCGATTGCGAGGCACGTTATCAGCTCAGCGTCCGTTTAATCACGGGTGGCCGGTTCGATCCCGCCCTGGAGCAGCTGATGGAGATCATCCGCCGGGACCGCAGGTACCGCGACGATGGTGCGCGCAAAGCCATCGTGGACGTGTTTACCCTGCTCGGGCCACAGGACCCCTTGGTAAGGCGCTATCGCGCGTTGATGTCCTCGGCGCTGTACTAAGAGCTTGTGAAAAAACCTCTAAGGAAGCTCGGCAAAAGGCGGCCGGCGGGGCGGATGGTTCGGAGGCCGTCCTTTAATGGTCGTGCTTCGCCGGCGACTGCTCGAAGGAGGCGAGCTTCTCGGGCGCCGCTTCTTTTTGATACTTGGCCTTCCAGTCGCGATACGGCATCCCGTAGATGATTTCCCGCGCCGCTTCATCGCTGATTTCGACGCCGCGTTCCTCCCCAGCCTCACGGTACCACTTCGATAAACAGTTGCGGCAGAAACCGGCCAGGTTCATCAGATCGATATTTTGAACCTCGGTATGTGTACGGAAATGATCCAAAAGCCGGCGAAAAGCCGCGGCCTCAAGATCAGTGCGCATTGTCTTGTCCATCTTGGTCCCCCTACCCGTAAACGAATTATAGCGCAGATTGGCCGCGCCGCCCGAGCGGCATTTCTTCGCTCCGCAGCTCTAAGCGTCCAGAAAACCATATTTTTTCATGCGATACCGGATGGCCATGCGCGTGACGCCCAATTGACGGGCAGTCTCGGAGACATTGTTACCGGTGCGGCTGAGCGCTTGCTCGATGAGGAGCCGTTCGGCCGCGGCTAATGTCAGGCCCTCGATCGCGGCGATCCGCTCTCGGCCTCGCTCCCCGGAAAGCCCGGGCAGCATGAGATCCTCGGCGTTCACGGTACCTCCCCCGGTCAGGAGCACCACCCGTTCGATGAGATGTTTGAGCTCTCGAATATTGCCTGGCCAGGCGTATTCCCGCAAAAGTCTGCCGGCCGGGACAGTGATCGTCGGCGCGGGCAGCCCGTAGCGCTTGGCGACTTGCCGCGCGAAATGATCGGCCAGCGCCACGGCGTCATCAGCGCGCGCCCGTAACGGCGGCACGTGGATCGACAGAACGTTGAGCCGGTAATAGAGATCATTGCGTAACGCTCCGGCCGCCATCATTTGCTCAGGATCGCGGTTGGTGGCCGCGATAAACCATGCCGATACGGTCCGCTCGCGCGTACTACCAATCCGCCGGGTGCTGCGCCGTTCCAGCACGGCGAGCAATTTAGATTGCAGATCGACGGGAAGCTCACCGATCTCATCTAGGAACACGACCCCATCTTCGGCTGCCTCGATGAGCCCGGTCCTAGCGGTAAGGGCAGTCGTAAACGCCCCTTTTTCATGTCCGAAAAGCTCCGCTTCGATGAGATCCTTCGGCAAGGCGGCGCAATCGACGTGCACGAATGGTCGCTCGCGCCTTACGCTGGTGCTATGCAGCAGGCGCGCTACCAGATCCTTGCCGGTGCCGGTCTCTCCTAGAATCAGGATCGTCGGCGGGATCGCCGCTGCCGTGGTGCAGAGCGCCCCCAGCCGCTGGGCCTGCCCGCGGATCTTCACGATCGCCGGATGCTCTCCCAGTAAACATACCTCCTCGCGGGCATGGTGTTCCCGGGCGCGTGAATACTCCAGCGCACGGGCGAGCTGAGAGTCCCCCAAGACCTTGTCCAAGGTGATCAGCAGTTCATCCAGATCGATGGGTTTCTTGCGATAGTCCGAGGCCCTCAACTTCATCGCGGCCACCGCGTCCTCGATCTCCCCGTAGGCGGACAAGACCACCACCGGCAGCTCCGGCGCCTTGTGCTGGCGCAACTCGCTCAAGAATTCGAGACCCGATCCGTCCGGCAGGCGCACATCGAGCAAGATGACCTGCGGATCCGCGGTTTGCAACAGGTGCCGCGCCTTTTCGAGGGTGCCAGCCACCATCGGCGCATAGCCCTCCTTGGCTAAGCGTTTCTCGACGGCCCGAGCGAACAAGGTTTCGTCATCCACGATCAGCACTCGTACCGGCGCCGGCGGCGCTTCGGGTTCCCGCGTTTGGCTCAGCCGCTCGCTCATACGCTTAAATCACTCCCGCCCAAAGGCGCTTCGATCGTGACCCGGGTCCCGCTCGCCGGCTTGGTGCTGAAGGCAAGCTTCCACCCGTGGGCGTTGCAGACCTTAAAGGCAAATGGGATCCCAAGCCCGGTTCCATAGCGCTTGGTCGAGGGTCCAGGCGTCAAACCGTCGGCCTCCGGGTCGAAGGGCATGCCCGGTCCTTCGTCATCGATGCTCAAGACAAAGCAGTTTCTCTCGCCGTGCGTCGCCACCGTTAACCGGCCTCCCACGGGTGAGGCATCGACGGCGTTGGACAAGAGCCCGAATAAGGCCTGTTCCATCAGATCGGCATCGGCCCACACCTCCGGCTCATCATCGGGGTAGCGCGCATCGAGCCGCAATCCCTTGCCGGCGATCCTGGCCGCCAATAGACCGAGCGCCGTCGCGAGCATGCGGCTCGGACTCGCGCGGGTCCGGTTGAGCTTATGCGGATGCAGATACGATACGAGCGCGGTGACCCAGCGGCCGAGACGATCGACCGTCTCTATGACCGCCTGCTTAACCTCGTGGATCTCCTCGCGCATTTCAACGCAATCGAGTAATTGCGCACTCGCGCGGATACTTGCAAGCGGGTTTCTAATGTTGTGCGCGATCACGGGCACGAGCGCCCCCAACGCTGCCTGGCACTCTCGCTCGACGAGCGCATCCCGGCTCGTGGCCAGTTCCGACGCCATGTGGTTGATCGCCAGCGCGAGTTGTTGCACCTCCTCCACCCCGGCCGCCGAAATCTTGTGGTCGAGGGCGCCAGCGCTCAACAGCCGCGACCCTTCGATAAGGCGCGCCATCGGCGAGACGAATCGGTGTTGCAGGCTCAAGCGCGATAACAAAACCAGGACCGCGGCCAGCAGGATGGGAAGCGGCATCAGCACCGGCGTCAGCCGCACCCACTCGCCGACGCGGCGATTCAAGACGGCATGTTCGCTGGTTAATAGCTTATCAAAGGCATGGAAAGCGGTTTCAAAGCCGCCGACGAGCTGTTGTTCATGATCCGACTCAAGGATCCGCAGACGTCCCAACTGGCTCGCGGCATACGGATCACCGAAGATGTTATTCATATCCTGTTGGATCACCCGGTAGGCACGTTGCATCCGCTGGATGGCCAGCGCTTCAGCGCGCGAGGTGCTCCGCTGGCGCAAGGCATCGAATTTGTCGTCGATGCGCCGCGAGTAACGCGAGTACAAGGCGAGGGCAGCGGCTTCCTCCATGAGCCGCGCGCGGGTCACTTCGCGGATCTGCCGAAACAAATCGCTCCGCACGTGATGCATGATGTGGGTCAAACGGTTCAGGCGCAAGGACTCCGTGGACGCTTCGCGCCAAAAATACACCGACAGTCCGCCCAACGCACCGGTGACGATGACCAACAGCAGCAAGGCCAGCTCGTAAGTCAACAATAACCCGCGTAGCGATCGTAGCATGCGTGATAATACCCCACCGTTAGGCTCATATTAACCACGACCCTGGTTTATTTGAACCAAGCACTCCGGCCATGGATTCGATCCGCGGGCTTGATCGCCGCTGGGTGAATTCGTATATAATTGAATTATTGAATATCTGTAGCGGCCAACGCCGCGTGCGTAACGTTGGCATAAAGCATGAGTAGCACAATCTAGCCTAGTTTATCCTGATGGCATTATTCATTAACCAAGTAAAGGAGAAGACAAATGATCTGGGAAACACCTGATTTCGTCGACCTTCGTTTCGGTTTTGAAGTGACGATGTACATTTACAATCGCTAGAGGATCGGCAACGACGTGTCAATCACTAGGGGACCTTCGGGTCCCTTAGTTTTTTAGCACCACCTACTTAGAGTTTGTGAAAAAACCTACTGCGCTCGGGATCTCGCGTTCCGGCGGTGCTCGGAATCCTCATGTATTTCCGTATACACTGCGGTTCCTGTGCTCCGGCGGAACACGACCTCCCTTCGCTCGCGACAGTTTTTTCACAAACTCTTAGACGATGCCGAATGCCCTTGCCATCGAAACCCGCAGTCTAAGCAAGTCCTATGGGTGTTTGCTAGCCGTCGATGCGCTGGATCTGTCCGTTGCGCAAGGGTCGTTCTTCGGACTCCTGGGGCGCAACGGTTCCGGGAAAACCACCACCCTGCACATGCTGAGCACGCTGGTGCGACCGAGTGCGGGTCACGCGTGGGTTGGCGGTTATGAGGTTGTTCGCCAGCCCGTTGCGGTTCGCCGGGCGATCGGGGTAGTGTTTCAAGAATCTGCGCTGGACCGTACGCTTACGGTGGTAGAAAACCTGCGCTTCGCCGCGGCGCTGGCGGGTCTCTCGCCGCGGATTGCGCGCCAGCGCGGCGAAGAGTTGCTGAAGCTATTCGATCTGACGGAGAAACGTCACGCCCCGGTGTCCACTCTGTCCGGCGGGATGCGGCGCGCCCTCGATATCGCGCGCGGGGTCTTGCACCGGCCGCCGATCCTGTTTCTGGATGAGCCCACCATTGGGCTCGATGTCATCAACCGCCGCCAGATCTGGCGCTTCCTCCACCGTCTGCGCACTGAAGAAGGCTCGACTCTTATGCTCAGCACACACTACATGGATGAGGTTGAGGGATGCGACGAAATCGTATTCATGAAAGGCGGCAAAACGATCGGGCAGGGCCGTCCCGCCGCTCTGGTCAGCGGCGTCGCGTCTTTTATCCTGGAGGTTGAGACGGAAACCCCCGCCTTATTTGCCCAGGAATTAACTCCCCGATTCGGCGAACCCTTGG
It includes:
- a CDS encoding SCP2 sterol-binding domain-containing protein, translated to MTGVAGARLPPALLSLMERVLGSLLRLDPEALERVAAMEGKTIAVELAGLGQTIYLSPGAAAIRLRADHSGEVHVRLRGTPLGLLAMSADTEGASVASGVEIIGDVALGRHLQSLLASFSVDWEELLSGYLGDVAAHQLGNGGRAAAQWLAETRATLERDIAEYLRNEAELLPERWQIRQFLADVDELRSDIDRLDARIKRLRGRLGRAAEERPA
- a CDS encoding class I SAM-dependent methyltransferase, translating into MSEATDFGFQRIRGEEKARRVAGVFASVAPRYDLMNDLMSGGAHRLWKRFAVAVAGIKHGERILDLAGGTGDVSALIGPEVGPGGRVVLSDINGPMLRLGRDRLLDRGLASNVDVVLANAEQLPFPEDSFDAILIAFGLRNATAKERALASMHRVLRYGGRVVILEFSRLVVPLLQSVYDLYSFKVIPVLGQLIAGDKASYRYLVESIRMHPDQETLKAMMSDSGFELTSYYNLSGGIVAVHRGYKL
- a CDS encoding DUF971 domain-containing protein, with product MAEKPFPAEIKLHRQSRVLEITFNDGNRFDLPCELLRVYSPSADVKGHGPETAVLQTGKEQVNITLIEPVGNYAVRLSFDDGHATGLYSWSYLYDLGMHRDRYWMKYLDALREAGYQRRSASA
- the hslU gene encoding ATP-dependent protease ATPase subunit HslU produces the protein MSELTPRQIAAELDKHIIGQAAAKRAVAIALRNRWRRMQVSGDLRNEITPKNILMIGPTGVGKTEIARRLAKLAQAPFIKVEATKFTEVGYVGRDVETIVRDLVDVAVKMIREGAMAGVRRAAEAAAEERILDILLPGARISGTLDHANADEGSTTRDRFRQMLRNGTLDEREIEAELNAPRIGVEIMAPPGMEEMTGQLQSMFQNLGSGRTRTRRLHVAEARKLLVEEEAAKLINEDEIKSQAIQRAEQHGIVFLDEIDKVARRSEFSGPDVSREGVQRDLLPLVEGCTVSTKYGMVKTDHVLFIASGAFHLSKPSDLIPELQGRLPIRVELDALTVQDFVRILTEPDASLTEQYIALMATEGVSMRFAESGIARIAEVAWQVNQRTENIGARRLHTVLERLLETVSYSAGSGEVVDVDIDAAYVDGQLGELAGDDDIARYIL
- the hslV gene encoding ATP-dependent protease subunit HslV — encoded protein: MAWPRFEGTTILSVRRGSRVVIGGDGQVSFANTVMKSNARKVRRMYNDRILAGFAGGTADAFTLFERFEGKLEKHQGNLTRAAVELAKDWRTDRALRRLEALLVVADTKTSLVISGTGDVIEPEGHVMAIGSGGPYAKAAATALLQHTELGARAIVEAGLRIAAEICIYTNANLTVEELEAESD
- the xerC gene encoding tyrosine recombinase XerC — encoded protein: MATDRWEVTVMAFLAGLQQRSPHTQAAYRRDLGGFTHYCRRQKITSPEAIDEKCVRDFVSWRHRGGISGKSLQRCLSALRAYCEFLGYEGCLTRNPAKAVRAPKAARKLPKLLDVDQAGRLLAIGATDPLALRDRALLELLYSSGLRVSELVGLNVHDLDLREREVRVKGKGNKHRIVPVGRYAIESLRAWSAARAELAGAEQAAVFVNRRGGRISVRSVQYRVLRWGLSQGIDRRVHPHMLRHSFASHLLESSGDLRAVQELLGHSNISTTQVYTHLDFQHLARVYDAAHPRARRR
- a CDS encoding DUF484 family protein; protein product: MTRKDPLRIGEGSDAVVAAYLKAHPQFFVEHPAVLAEIAVPHVTGEAVSLVERQVAALREQYRRLENKYRELLTIAAENDDLRRRLHKLTIKLLGSDDIKATIAALYQALVEDFRADFVALKVFAAPRPVNGEPVPEFLGREAAERNVFAALIAGMHPLCGGLEPSQRDALFGAARGENGSAVLLPLARRRWSGVLGVGSFDPRRYDSGMGVDFLAQLAEVVSQIIDPWIAD
- the dapF gene encoding diaminopimelate epimerase, whose translation is MEINVTKMHGLGNDFVLVDGLSSGISLSPEQIIRIADRRLGVGCDQVLLVERPRHSGVDANYRIFNADGGEVEQCGNGSRCVARYLRNTGWVDRDAMIVETLAGISHLYCQDDGQVRVDMGTPRLAPAEIPLLAEREADTYEIEVNGGRVSVAAVSMGNPHAVLRVPDTDRAPVGELGPAIGKHWRFPQGANVGFMQVIDAGHIRLRVFERGAGETPACGTGACAAVVAGRRLGLLDPDVNVVLPGGQLTLRWQGAGQDVWMTGPATKVFDARMTL
- a CDS encoding tetratricopeptide repeat protein is translated as MSSPANVIEVNQDNFDVQVRQRSRVIPVLVDFWAPWCAPCRVLSPILAKLGQEYQGQVVVATVDTDKNQRLALEHRIQSIPAVKLYKNGEVIDEFLGVQPESLIRGLLDRHIERESDRQRAAAAAALARGDADAAERLLRQALAIDPDNQRLHPDLARVLVQRGRFEAAHEIIADLPAQRQLDEDISALRIRIDFARVAHAAPEEATLRQLIDADPGDCEARYQLSVRLITGGRFDPALEQLMEIIRRDRRYRDDGARKAIVDVFTLLGPQDPLVRRYRALMSSALY
- a CDS encoding DUF1244 domain-containing protein, giving the protein MDKTMRTDLEAAAFRRLLDHFRTHTEVQNIDLMNLAGFCRNCLSKWYREAGEERGVEISDEAAREIIYGMPYRDWKAKYQKEAAPEKLASFEQSPAKHDH
- a CDS encoding sigma-54 dependent transcriptional regulator, with protein sequence MSERLSQTREPEAPPAPVRVLIVDDETLFARAVEKRLAKEGYAPMVAGTLEKARHLLQTADPQVILLDVRLPDGSGLEFLSELRQHKAPELPVVVLSAYGEIEDAVAAMKLRASDYRKKPIDLDELLITLDKVLGDSQLARALEYSRAREHHAREEVCLLGEHPAIVKIRGQAQRLGALCTTAAAIPPTILILGETGTGKDLVARLLHSTSVRRERPFVHVDCAALPKDLIEAELFGHEKGAFTTALTARTGLIEAAEDGVVFLDEIGELPVDLQSKLLAVLERRSTRRIGSTRERTVSAWFIAATNRDPEQMMAAGALRNDLYYRLNVLSIHVPPLRARADDAVALADHFARQVAKRYGLPAPTITVPAGRLLREYAWPGNIRELKHLIERVVLLTGGGTVNAEDLMLPGLSGERGRERIAAIEGLTLAAAERLLIEQALSRTGNNVSETARQLGVTRMAIRYRMKKYGFLDA